CATCGGCAATCTTTCCTTCGGCGTCCATCACGTTCTGCTTGAGCACCAGTTTCAGGTCTTTGAAACTCACGCCGCCAATGAGAATACCCAGCGGCGGCATGAGTATATCATTCACAAACGAAGTCACAATCTTGCCGAAGGCGGCCCCGATGACCACGCCCACGGCCAGGTCCATTACGTTGCCACGCATGGCAAATTCTTTGAAGTCTTTTAACATAGTGGTAGGGTTGGGTGAAAACGCAACGGCCCTTGCGGGTGACAAGGGCGGTTGCTATTTTTTAAAGGTACCAGAATTATCGGGTTTTCACTACCAATGTGCTGGCAATCTTGTCATGCAGGGCTTGTTTGCGCGAGGTGAAGGCGGCCATGATGTAGCCAATGAAAAGGATGAAATAAGAAAGATACGAGGCCAAGGTTCGGCCCAAAGACCGAAGGAAGGAGAGGCGCTCGCCGTTTTCAGTGGTCACTTTCAGGTCCAGGGCACGCTTGCCCAACGTAGCCTGCCAAGAAGAGCTTTCCATCACCGTCTTGTACAAGATAGAAAGCAGTGCGCTAGCCGCCATGTAGGAAGAAGCCGCCGCAATAATGGCGAACGGGTTGGCCTCTATCTCTTCTGGGTTCATATATGCCATGCCGCCCACCATGAACATAGAGAGAATCCAATTGGGGATCATGAGCACG
This region of Rufibacter sp. LB8 genomic DNA includes:
- the mscL gene encoding large-conductance mechanosensitive channel protein MscL; the protein is MLKDFKEFAMRGNVMDLAVGVVIGAAFGKIVTSFVNDILMPPLGILIGGVSFKDLKLVLKQNVMDAEGKIADVTLNYGNFIQSLVDFLIIAFAIFLVVKVMNSLKRKKAASPDVPPAPTKEEVLLTEIRDALRAKM
- a CDS encoding RDD family protein, whose amino-acid sequence is METSTPYSFMDEFATDAAPPVYAGFWIRFAAFIIDGFVLMIPNWILSMFMVGGMAYMNPEEIEANPFAIIAAASSYMAASALLSILYKTVMESSSWQATLGKRALDLKVTTENGERLSFLRSLGRTLASYLSYFILFIGYIMAAFTSRKQALHDKIASTLVVKTR